The following proteins are encoded in a genomic region of Montipora foliosa isolate CH-2021 chromosome 8, ASM3666993v2, whole genome shotgun sequence:
- the LOC138013235 gene encoding INO80 complex subunit C-like: MASNRSKKNKRSQSPASASCPIPSKRKRPLTPFVADEVESNSSSRSSLSSFSAVSETSINANGQFVFKDGNFEHSGVNAGKKKIWKNLKQIMGLERGLPWKQDDPTYSSIDAPPSFKPAKKYADLSGLPAKYKDPSTGIQYNNSMEFSSIRGLPMDIVSGYLALRKAAPT, from the exons ATGGCTTCTAACAGGAGCAAGAAAAATAAACGATCTCAAAGCCCGGCTTCGGCTTCTTGTCCAATCCCAAGCAAACGAAAAAGGCCATTAACG CCTTTTGTGGCAGACGAAGTGGAGTCGAACTCAAGTAGTCGAAGTAGCCTGTCATCTTTTAGTGCCGTGAGCGAAACAAGCATCAATGCAAATGGACAATTTGTCTTTAAAGATGGTAATTTTGAG CACTCTGGAGTTAATGCAGGCAAAAAAAAGATTTGGAAAAATTTAAAACAGATAATGGGCTTAGAAAGAGGATTGCCATGGAAACAAGATGATCCCACAT ATAGCAGTATTGATGCACCACCATCATTCAAACCAGCAAAGAAATATGCTGATCTTTCAGGTTTACCG gcTAAGTACAAAGATCCAAGCACAGGCATTCAATACAACAATTCCATGGAATTTAGTTCTATTCGAGGCTTGCCCATGGATATCGTCAGTGGCTACCTTGCACTTCGAAAAGCTGCCCCTACATAA